The window GGTTGAACGTACCGGTGAGAGACTCCTGCTCCTTCGAAAGCGCAAGCAACTTTTTCTCAGCTGAAGCTGGAAGCGGGCTGCGTCTTTGTCCGGACTTTCCACTGTCTGATTCCACCTtgtcgtctccgtttcccgcgtttttcccccGCACTCTGCCTTTGCCTAACTTGCCAAACACATCCGCGCCAGGCCGCGCCCCTTTTTTTCAGATCGGtttgcctccttcctctttttccgccAGGAGTTAGTTCCTCTTCACTCCTATCACATCGCACGTGCATCTCGAGTTCGCAAACCAGTCCGGTTCCTCACCGGATGCAGCTGCTGCGAAATCCTGAACGTGCCCGCGGCTCAGAGACTTCCTGCTGAGAGTGGGCGGCGCTTTTCGACTCTCCGAGAGTGCATCCtgggcgagacagaagaaggcctGAAGCCGAATTCTTTGCAGGCCAACTCCTGCAGAGAGTTGACAGACCAGGCGCACTGCGCCGAAGATTGTGTGGCAATAATCCTTCAACCTCGCCCCGATGACGCTCCTCCACTTTTTCGCCAGCAGCGTCTGCTGCTTCGGACCGATCTACGCTGTCTACAAGGCGACGGAAGTGTAAGGACGTATTCCGTCTACGAATGCGAAAAGCTCGGGCCAGCAACCGCTCCCCGATCAGAGTCAAAATGGCCTGAAGGCTCGCACGTCTACACTGGGATTGGAGCTCTTTCCTGGACTGCTGGGCGCCGTCTCCGGGGGCTCCTGGGTGAACCACTCGTCCCGTCTTTGGTTTCGTTGCACGGTGACGTTCCACAGAGATTATGGCAGATATAGAGCCGTCTCAAAACCCATCTGCAGGCGGGAGTTTTGTCCACTTCGAAATCCTGGAAAAGACGCTCAAAGCGATATCCGAAGGGTTAGAGAGCATTCAAGGTTGAACCGTTTGTAGGATGGCGTTCCGCAGTTGTTCCACTTTGGAGGACGATGTGCAtctgctttcttcgtcgcttctgAGTAACGGTGTCGTCTCACAGAGTCGGCCACGGATTTCTCTTGTCCTTCGCTGATGCGTAGGTCGGACCAAGCCGGCACGCTGTGGCTGATCGCCCTCTCCGCCACCTCTTACCTTTTTACGCAACTTCTGAGAGTACGTCCACGCTGTGAAGAAACTGGTGGTGCCGTGGAAATCATGAAAATATGCCGAAGTTGAATCCGTCAAAAAACGATTTCCTATCGTCTCATTAGCCTCTACGCGCGCTGGGGTGCGCTTCCGGAGGTTTTTGATTTTGCCTCTCTGTAGCTGCACACGGTTTGAAATCGATGGTGTCGCTGAACACTTCCGGGCGTCTAAGTTGTGATTTTTTCGACCGGATTTGGAGCCTGCCGTGGAGCGGCAGATATGTGGATACACACGAGGGTAACGCATATACGTGGGCCTGTGTTGCGTAGCAACCTGGGGGGTGCGGAGGGTGCCCTCGTGACTCTCGGCGACTGGCGCCCTACTGTGTTTTCGTCCACATCTGGTCTTTTGTTCCCCGCGTCTGTCACAGACCTGGTGTTTGCAGAGTTTTTTTGACCTCTTGCGTGCTCAGAGCTTGGTTGTCGCGTCTTTGGTTCCGGCCACCTGTCACCTTTACTTTGTCTGTGAGGTACGGAAAGTGGGAAATGGACCTGATTCCTCGTTAGGTCTCGTCACCTTTAGCCTCGCCGCTTGACAGGTGCATGGCCGTCGCTGAGGACGCTCCTCCGGTTACTTTTTTGCTGCTCGGGAGTCTTTCAGAAAGCTCTTAGCTGCAGTGCCTCTGCTGTGGATCTGCCTGTCCTTCGTTGGCTTTCCAGCATCTCTTCGTTCATTGTTCCattgcgtctctctcctcaacCTGTGAATCGCCAGGCCTTCACGCAGATCCTTTGGGGCGTCATGGAGGTCATCGGTCTCTACTTCGTAGTTCACCACAGGTCAGTACGGCACTGGCGAAGCATCTCTGCTGTGGATGCCGGACAGCGGAGCGACATTCCGGTAGTTTTTCAGGCGACCCTAGGAGAAACGCCTCGTGTGATAGACCTAACTATTCCGTACAGACTAACATCAGGACGGAGACTACCAAAGTGAATATCATGATATTCGTGGAGCTTGCATACAAATGTTGGTTTTTCAAATATATGCTGGACACGTAGGAGTGTCCATTCACCGGCTTTTCATCCTACCGACAGTTACTCCCTGTACCATTTCAAGACGACACCGCAGTTGAGTCGCCGGCAACATGTCATGGCTGTCTCCAGAGCCTTCCAGAGAAGTTTTggttttcttcgtcgacaGGACTGCAATGACGTTCGACGCGGATTCGCGCCTGCTGAGTATTGGGCTCGGCTGGTCCTTCGCccactctctcttcaccAATCTCTTGCCCATCATCTCAAGTAAGGTTATCGATGAACCCGCTTGGTGGCGGATAACTATGTTTGCTTTCGACTCATGCCGGAGCTTTCCGTGGGGCCTGTTTCCGCCTTTGCCCCGGGTGCACCTTTCTGAGTGTCCAGTTTGTGCGATTCACGCAGGTGCCCGGACTGTGGCGTTCCACTGGAAGTTCCTCTACGGTGCTTTGTCGGCAAATGTTTCCAGCGTAGGTCTTTTCGTCCTCAACACAGGAGTCGCTCGACTCAGGGAACGGCTGAGCGTCGCTGGATTCGGCTCCCACCCTAGCGTTCACTCCGTAGCCGCGTTTCACAGGTAGGTCTTGGTTTTGGTACGTATGCTTCTGCGTAGAGGCAATGAACAGGGCTATGGCTTTTTGGCGTATGTGGCCGCCTGAAACTACGCTGGTAGAACTCGGGGTTGTCGCCTCCAAACTGAGGGCCTGCCAGCGGCTAGGTGATGAGCTGGACACGGGATCGTGTCGTCACCTCCAGTTGCTACCTTCGGTGTcgtgagagaagaacacgCCTGATCAATCTTCCAGTTGCGTCTCCTCCATGGGGTTGTAAGATCCGCTCTCATGGTCATGTCGAGAAAGCGACCAGGAGCCCGAACGTGCATCTCGCAAAAACAGGAGCCAGCTTCTGGATCTCAAGACCCTGTTTTAATTGTGCATCAGGCGGCATTTACGGTTCTCCACAACACACGTAAAGAACAGGTTTTTCCTACAATCGTATTTTTCCTTTATTTTCCCCTCACAGGCTTCTTTGGTGGCGTTAACAGTGCTAGTTTTCCTTGCTACGCGGCGTAAGCAGCCGCGCCCAGCCGCTACTACACCGGCTGTACTGGCAGCAACGCTCTTGCTCTTCCCGTATGTCAGCAGGTATGTCCGGTGAACGAATCTGGAATGTATACGGAGGGAAGATATCCGAAACAAAGGCAGCTACCGTAGGTTTCGTGCTGGTGAACCAGCAATGTGAGAAAATAGAACAACCTGCGTCAGGTGCTCGACGACGAGCCGGTGTTGGACCACAGTCACACCGTTATTCGACAAtgtgtctccctgtccctTGACCCCGTCCAGAGCTAAAATGGTTGAGTGCCGAAACGAAAGTTCTGCTTGCTGTTAGACGAGTGCTGGGTGGCACTCTTCCCGACACTGCAACTAACGCTTTTGTCTCGCGTCGTTTCTCGTTTACGGAGACGcgtgttttcctctgtttgttcgtgtttcttcagccggcttcttctcggtAGCACTCCCTCTACCGCTCCTGCGGAAACTCCGGCGTGGTGGGTACAGCTCGTGCTTCAAGCAATAGTCGCTGCGTCTGTCGGGTTCTTTACGTTGCAATTGTACCGCTCTCGGGCGGCCAAGGGCACAGGCTCGCAGTCGGCGTCCACTTCGCAGCAAGGACATGGTTCCACGCAGCCCAAGCGAGAGTGAAACCAGCATGTGTATCCAGATGTGGGAATTCATGAATAAGGCAAATGGTGCAGCATCACCAACCTACCTTGCGGGCAGGTGGAGGAAGCTCGTGACACACTGTGCACATACAGCAGACCAAGACAGGCGACCTTCGGCTCACCGAAAGCAACATCTTCTGACGGGGCACTGGAGTCCACGCTCAATCACAGATTAGCTTATTTGCCGGGAGCGCGCTTTTTTATTTGAAGTGTGACGTAGCAACTTAACAAACCGCCGCCATGTTGGCCCTCGTTATAATTCTTACTTTCTCTTGCCACATTTGCGGGGCAACAGACAAGCGATGCCTGCACCACGTAGCGGACCGCCAGTGCAGCAATCATGTCTAGAGTGCCGTCTACTTTTTTCTAGAGCAGCAGTCAGCATTGGGTTGTTTCTGTTGGGTCCTGTTTATTCACCAGTATACATTGAGGCTGTGGAAGAAAagtggaagagagcgaagcgacaTTTGCCCGTGACCGCACACGTACCAGGGCGTCCACGTATACTCGAAAGGTGGAGTATGAACGGCGGGAAAAAACAAGTAGGTGTGCGCCGCTACAGGCAATTTCCCAAAAAAAGACTCCCGGTTTATCTGCAACGAATTATTTGTGGCAAAGCACGAGGCAGTTTCTACGAGCGTCCTGGCTGCTTGCTGTTTTCGTGTGGCAGTTCAGCCGTACCCGTGGTGACGGACTAGGACGTCCTGCAATCACCTGGCGTTACCATCGTCTTGGAAGGTGTCTCACGTTTGGCACTCGTGTGGCACATGGACTTCTACCACCGAATTCGCGTGTAGTAATTTCTTGCTTGCGTGTCAACGTCCCTCTTCTGTGGTAGCAAGTACACTGCCGTGTTTTGTAGAAACGAAGCGGGGAGATGCCCTGGTTACTAGCGAGCACCTGCACCAGGATGTGGGGCTCTACGTGGTAGGCGGTAGCGAAGTTCAGTGCAACATGTATGGAGTACGTTAGTTTAATAGGCAGGAATCGATTTACTGCTGAGGATGTGCCCTTAAGTCTTTAGCACAATGCGAGCACTCTTGCGATTCGGCCGGAAACCTCATGGGTGCCCACACTGCATTGGCTGATCAGACTAGTCGGCTTGGATAAATGTCATCAGGGTGCTCGTGCATTTGCACCGCCGGCGATTGCTGCCAAAAGCAACCTGCGACCCATGGTCAATTGCTCGTTGGTCCTTAGCTACtcggaaggggaagaagcagtAGGGTGACCGGGTGGCTGGGAAACTCAACCTCCAGAAAGCGCTTAGTTCACTAAGCCGTATTACCTGGGGATCGCCCACGCGCTTGCAAACTGTCGTTCATACACCTCTCTTTACGTATAGGCAAAATTAGCCGTGTTTGCGGTCAGATTGTATGCGAACGCAAGAGTATTAAAGTCTCCGTTGACAGCAGACACGAGACGCGGGTGTCTGAAAGGTGCTTGCAGGTGACCTAG is drawn from Neospora caninum Liverpool complete genome, chromosome X and contains these coding sequences:
- a CDS encoding AGAP008757-PA, related, which encodes MTLLHFFASSVCCFGPIYAVYKATEVSDQAGTLWLIALSATSYLFTQLLRSLVVASLVPATCHLYFVCEAFTQILWGVMEVIGLYFVVHHRTAMTFDADSRLLSIGLGWSFAHSLFTNLLPIISSARTVAFHWKFLYGALSANVSSVGLFVLNTGVARLRERLSVAGFGSHPSVHSVAAFHSRLLLGSTPSTAPAETPAWWVQLVLQAIVAASVGFFTLQLYRSRAAKGTGSQSASTSQQGHGSTQPKRE